The Opitutus sp. ER46 genome contains a region encoding:
- a CDS encoding dynamin family protein: protein MITRQDFHEFLRQSASDLEQIECVRAHSRALTRLAERVHSPFTVAIAGRMKAGKSTLLNALVGQTVAVCGTEESTATINVIQHGATDQLQHFVVHWKDGRSEPMPRSRISEWVGKSPDVVERVRQVSRLEFFAAVEALRKFRIVDTPGTGSAEDAHEETARQFLDPEAIRASLAENEKADAFIYVVPTIGRESDRATLQQLGQSRIPGADAYNSVCVVHKWDGLDSADPFDEAERKAAQLHAQLDGAVAETMAVSAPLALAAAEAPDAFWERLLAVLAGTEAVALERCLKTRDRWEREPARRAILDLYPALPWVSFVLLAKRLTRETPASGADARRLARQLSGIERLTALIERRFFRRAELLKLFQLLVLASKELLPAALALNRHVATLRQQLAAATQAQGCLGAFAPAPVRQWIDGVVRDLTAEIERCNRLALGFDRRRLAWSAQVEGLHLDLRTLDWLQGPSHGLKPDEHCIACAACMMAEPDSHGIWDTTPLPELGRWIDAFRGKSHTCARALQPGLEHITARLEEIYHRLLARS from the coding sequence GTGATCACCCGCCAGGACTTCCACGAGTTCCTCCGGCAGAGCGCGTCCGATCTCGAGCAGATCGAATGCGTGCGTGCCCACAGTCGCGCCCTCACCCGGCTCGCCGAACGCGTGCACAGTCCCTTCACCGTGGCGATCGCGGGCCGGATGAAGGCGGGTAAGTCCACCCTCTTGAACGCGCTGGTTGGCCAGACTGTCGCCGTGTGCGGCACGGAGGAATCCACCGCCACGATCAACGTCATCCAGCACGGCGCGACGGACCAGCTCCAGCACTTCGTCGTCCACTGGAAGGACGGCCGGTCCGAGCCGATGCCCCGGTCGCGGATCAGCGAATGGGTGGGCAAGTCCCCCGACGTCGTCGAGCGCGTGCGGCAGGTTTCGCGCCTGGAATTCTTCGCGGCGGTGGAGGCCCTGCGGAAGTTCCGCATCGTGGATACGCCGGGCACCGGCAGCGCGGAGGACGCCCACGAGGAGACCGCCCGGCAGTTCCTCGATCCCGAGGCCATCCGGGCCTCGCTGGCGGAAAACGAAAAGGCTGACGCCTTCATCTACGTCGTGCCCACCATCGGGCGGGAATCGGATCGGGCCACGCTCCAGCAGCTCGGGCAGAGCCGCATCCCGGGAGCGGACGCCTACAACAGCGTCTGCGTCGTCCACAAATGGGACGGCCTGGACAGTGCGGATCCCTTCGACGAGGCCGAGCGCAAGGCCGCCCAGCTTCACGCGCAACTCGACGGCGCCGTGGCCGAAACCATGGCGGTCAGCGCACCGCTGGCGCTGGCGGCCGCCGAAGCTCCGGACGCGTTTTGGGAGCGACTGCTGGCCGTGCTGGCCGGCACCGAGGCCGTCGCGCTGGAACGTTGCCTCAAGACGCGGGACCGCTGGGAGCGCGAGCCGGCCCGCCGGGCAATTCTGGACCTCTACCCTGCGCTGCCCTGGGTGAGCTTCGTGCTGCTCGCGAAGCGACTCACCCGGGAGACGCCGGCCTCGGGAGCCGACGCCCGCCGGCTGGCGCGCCAGCTTTCGGGGATTGAGCGCCTGACCGCGCTGATCGAACGCCGCTTCTTCCGGCGGGCGGAGCTGCTGAAGCTCTTCCAGTTACTGGTGCTCGCGAGCAAGGAACTCCTGCCCGCGGCGCTCGCCCTGAACCGCCACGTGGCCACGTTGCGCCAGCAGCTTGCCGCGGCCACGCAGGCCCAAGGCTGCCTCGGCGCCTTCGCCCCGGCGCCCGTGCGCCAATGGATCGACGGCGTCGTGCGGGACCTCACCGCGGAAATCGAGCGCTGCAACCGTCTCGCGCTCGGGTTTGACCGCCGTCGCCTCGCGTGGTCCGCGCAGGTCGAAGGCCTGCACCTCGACTTGCGCACGCTCGACTGGCTGCAGGGCCCATCCCACGGCCTCAAGCCGGACGAACACTGCATCGCCTGCGCCGCGTGCATGATGGCGGAGCCCGACTCGCACGGCATCTGGGACACGACCCCGCTGCCGGAGCTGGGACGGTGGATCGACGCGTTCCGGGGCAAGAGCCACACCTGCGCCCGCGCGCTTCAACCCGGCCTGGAGCACATCACCGCACGTCTCGAGGAAATTTATCATCGGCTACTCGCAAGATCATGA
- a CDS encoding dynamin family protein, whose product MNPVLPATPTPGSPAQPTVITDRQSVITLLERMALVETKLFERPSDAMLTGTIDRVRRGIFRLVVMGEVKKGKSSFINALCGLPGLVPVHSDVATSTLFKISYGPKVRYTVCWEIEGIPSREISPAELPAYGTEAGNPGNAKQVGHIAVEAPARVLQDGLVIVDTPGIGGLYAKHREITYRHAPDADAVFFVTDSVESPLGSEELSFLAELRKITGNLVFIQTKAEVGRQAAQQRMANNLAILEHAGFPRAGLRYFCLSSRLKTDADQAAGTDPEGAREDLADSGFPALLQEFQARLIRQKEINLCTTALSRARERLTLLETEAADKRRVTEADTKEKRDAIQRELEAAQAAIRTWETERQPGLLREFADSLNGLKIDLNTSLAQKFKPGGDIAEAIEHQLAKATDAQAMYAMVNPLAEEARAEASQVLVLATRRLHEGVTRLVGALADKAGAQIALKLDPHDEHAAEASDTGQTALAALAQKAEDRQVFEKAKMGFFGGMAAMTMASMAGGLIGSVVPVVGTILGSSLGVAIAGLWGSALTLEHRRKQQAESAKREIMGAINQLLGSAQLAASAELSKAAVAAESAATATLRSAVADIKERLDRRVKELAARHRQTEAQLGEERGRNKAIETTLARLRQELQLRTAALNAPQS is encoded by the coding sequence ATGAACCCAGTCTTGCCCGCCACGCCCACGCCCGGTTCCCCGGCGCAGCCCACGGTGATCACGGATCGCCAGAGCGTAATCACCCTGCTGGAGCGGATGGCCCTCGTGGAAACCAAGCTCTTTGAGCGTCCCTCCGACGCGATGCTCACCGGCACCATCGATCGCGTGCGGCGGGGCATCTTCCGCCTCGTCGTGATGGGTGAGGTCAAAAAGGGAAAGTCCTCGTTCATCAATGCACTCTGCGGCCTGCCGGGCCTCGTGCCCGTCCACTCCGACGTCGCGACCTCTACCCTCTTCAAAATCAGCTACGGCCCGAAGGTGCGCTACACCGTCTGCTGGGAGATCGAAGGCATTCCGAGCCGGGAGATCTCGCCGGCCGAGCTCCCCGCGTACGGCACGGAAGCGGGCAACCCCGGCAACGCGAAGCAGGTCGGCCACATCGCGGTCGAGGCGCCCGCCCGGGTGTTGCAGGACGGACTGGTGATCGTCGACACCCCGGGCATCGGTGGCCTCTACGCCAAGCACCGCGAGATCACGTATCGCCACGCCCCCGACGCGGACGCCGTCTTCTTCGTCACCGACAGCGTCGAGTCGCCGCTCGGCAGTGAGGAGCTCTCGTTTCTCGCCGAGCTCCGCAAGATCACGGGCAACCTCGTCTTCATCCAGACCAAGGCCGAGGTCGGACGGCAGGCGGCGCAGCAGCGCATGGCCAACAACCTGGCGATTCTCGAACACGCCGGATTTCCCCGGGCGGGGCTGCGCTACTTCTGCCTCAGCTCGCGGCTCAAGACCGACGCGGACCAGGCCGCCGGCACGGATCCGGAAGGCGCGCGCGAGGACCTGGCGGACAGCGGCTTCCCGGCGCTGCTGCAGGAGTTCCAGGCGCGGCTCATCCGCCAAAAGGAGATCAATCTCTGCACCACCGCCCTTAGTCGCGCCCGTGAACGCCTCACCCTGCTCGAGACCGAGGCCGCCGATAAGCGGCGGGTGACCGAAGCCGACACCAAGGAGAAGCGCGATGCCATCCAACGGGAGCTCGAGGCGGCGCAGGCCGCCATCCGGACGTGGGAAACCGAGAGGCAACCAGGGTTGCTGCGCGAGTTTGCCGATTCACTGAACGGGCTGAAGATCGACCTCAACACCTCGCTGGCGCAGAAGTTCAAACCCGGCGGCGATATTGCCGAGGCCATCGAACACCAGCTCGCCAAGGCCACCGATGCCCAGGCCATGTACGCGATGGTCAATCCGCTCGCCGAGGAAGCGCGCGCGGAGGCATCGCAGGTGCTGGTCCTGGCCACCCGCCGGCTCCATGAAGGAGTCACGCGCCTGGTCGGCGCCCTGGCGGACAAGGCCGGCGCGCAGATTGCGCTGAAGCTCGATCCGCACGACGAACACGCCGCCGAGGCCAGCGACACCGGCCAAACCGCGCTGGCGGCTCTCGCGCAGAAGGCCGAGGACCGGCAGGTCTTCGAAAAGGCCAAGATGGGATTCTTTGGCGGGATGGCCGCCATGACGATGGCGAGCATGGCGGGCGGCCTGATCGGATCGGTGGTCCCCGTCGTCGGCACCATCCTGGGCAGCTCGCTCGGCGTGGCCATCGCGGGCCTGTGGGGCAGCGCGCTCACGCTCGAACACCGCCGGAAGCAGCAGGCGGAGTCGGCCAAGCGCGAGATCATGGGGGCGATCAACCAACTGCTGGGCAGCGCGCAACTGGCGGCCTCGGCGGAACTCTCCAAGGCGGCCGTGGCGGCGGAGTCCGCGGCAACCGCGACCCTCCGCAGCGCGGTGGCCGACATCAAGGAACGGCTCGACCGCCGCGTGAAGGAGCTGGCGGCCCGTCATCGCCAGACCGAGGCGCAACTCGGCGAGGAACGCGGGAGGAACAAGGCCATTGAGACAACGCTCGCGCGACTGAGGCAGGAACTGCAGCTCCGCACCGCGGCCCTGAACGCACCCCAGTCGTGA